A genomic stretch from Argiope bruennichi chromosome 2, qqArgBrue1.1, whole genome shotgun sequence includes:
- the LOC129955063 gene encoding pre-mRNA-processing factor 6-like → MATPAPTALVSQKKKHFIGVPAPLGYVAGVGRGATGFTTRSDIGPARDASDVPDDRHAPPNKRKKMQQKDEEEEDDEDLNDSNYDEFAGYGGSLFSKDPYDKDDEEADAIYEAIDKRMDEKRKEYREMKLKVELERYRQERPKIQMQFSDLKRDLAHVSEEEWKSIPEVGDARNKRQRNPRPEKYTPVPDSILAKAGMSNESSLDPLQQGFGSGLMTPYPGTNTPGGIMTPGWATSTVDLDLRKIGQARNALMDIKLNQVSDSVSGQTVIDPKGYLTDLQSMIPMHGADISDIKKARLLLKSVRETNPNHPPAWIASARLEEVTGKLQTARNLIMKGCEMCPKSEDVWLEAARLQPADLAKAVISQALRHIPMSVRSWIKAADLETELKAKKKVFKKALAHIPNSVRLWKAAVELEEPEDARILLSRAVECCPTNTDLWLALARLETYENARKVLNKARENIPTDRLIWITAAKLEEANGNSRMVEKIIDRAVTSLRANGVEINREQWLNDAVECEKAGSVLTCQAIVRTVIGIGVEDEDRKHAWMEDADSCANQGAYECARAIYAHALSMFPSKKSIWLRAAYFEKNHGTRESLEALLQRAVAHCPKAEVLWLMGAKSKWLAGDVPAARSILSLAFQANPNSEEIWLAAVKLESENNEYERARRLLAKARASAPTARVIMKSVRLEWALGDLKKANTLLDEGIKQYPDFAKLWMMRGQILEQENRINEARDVYNQGIKKCPTSIPLWLLLAQLELRNGALIKARSVLEKARLKNPKNPQLLLESIRVELHGGLKDIAMNLMAKAMQECPNSGILWAEAIFLEPRPQRKTKSVDALKRCEHDPHVLLAVSKLFWTERKTNKAREWFNKTVKIDPDLGDAWAYYYKFELIHGTEEQQEDVKKRCVHAEPRHGEHWCKVSKNILNWRKKTEQILVMTAASLSVPT, encoded by the exons ATGGCTACTCCTGCTCCAACTGCTTTAGTAAGtcagaagaaaaaacattttattggtgTTCCAGCACCATTAGGATATGTTGCTGGTGTTGGAAGAGG agcaaCTGGTTTTACAACTCGTTCAGATATTGGACCTGCCCGAGATGCCAGTGATGTTCC agatGATCGCCATGCTCctccaaataaaagaaagaagatgCAACAGAAagatgaagaagaagaagatgaTGAAGATTTGAATGACTCAAATTATGATgag tttgcTGGATATGGAGGCAGTTTATTTAGTAAAGATCCTTATGATAAAGATGATGAAGAAGCTGATGCAATCTATGAAGCCATTGATAAAAGGAtggatgaaaaaagaaaagaatacag ggAAATGAAGTTGAAGGTGGAATTGGAAAGATATCGTCAAGAGAGGCCAAAAATCCAGATGCAGTTTTCAGATTTAAAG agagATCTAGCTCATGTGAGTGAGGAGGAATGGAAAAGTATTCCTGAAGTTGGAGATGCTAGAAATAAGAGGCAGAGAAATCCAAGAccagaaaa atacacTCCTGTACCAGATTCTATTTTAGCCAAAGCTGGTATGTCAAATGAGTCATCTCTTGACCCACTGCAACAG ggatTTGGATCTGGTCTCATGACTCCTTATCCTGGAACAAATACTCCTGGTGGTATCATGACTCCAGGTTGGGCTACTTCTACTGTAGATCTAGATTTGAGAAAAATAGGTCAAGCCAGAAATGCTCTAATGGATATCAAACTTAATCAG GTTTCTGATTCTGTTAGTGGTCAGACTGTTATTGATCCAAAAGGGTATCTTACTGATTTACAATCAATGATTCCTATGCATGGAGCTGATATTAG TGATATTAAAAAGGCCCGACTATTATTGAAGAGTGTACGAGAAACTAATCCCAACCATCCTCCAG ctTGGATAGCTTCAGCTCGTTTAGAAGAAGTTACTGGCAAGTTACAAACAGCCCGTAACTTGATTATGAAAGGATGTGAAATGTGTCCTAAATCTGAAGATGTGTGGTTAGAAGCTGCAAGGCTACAG ccTGCAGATTTAGCAAAAGCTGTTATATCTCAAGCTCTACGTCACATTCCAATGTCTGTGCGATCATGGATTAAAGCTGCTGATTTAGAGACTGAACTTAAAgctaagaaaaaagtatttaaaaag GCACTTGCTCATATTCCAAATTCTGTTCGTTTGTGGAAAGCTGCTGTAGAATTGGAAGAACCTGAAGATGCTCGAATCCTTTTGAGCAGAGCTGTGGAATGTTGTCCTACCAATACAGATCTTTGGTTAGCTTTAGCACGATTGGAAACTTACGAAAATGCGCGAAAGGTACTTAATAAAGCTCGTGAAAACATTCCTACTGATCGACTTATTTGGATCACTGCTGCAAAATTAGAAGAAGCAAATGGAAATAGTAGAATggtagaaaaaattattgatcGTGCTGTAACTTCTTTAAGGGCTAATGGTGTTGAAATCAACAGAGAACAATGGCTTAATGATGCTGTTGAATGTGAAAAGGCTGGATCTGTTTTAACATGCCAAGCAATTGTTCGTACTGTCATTGGTATTGGTGTTGAAGATGAAGATCGCAAACATGCTTGGATGGAAGATGCAGACTCG TGTGCAAATCAAGGAGCATATGAGTGTGCTAGAGCCATTTATGCACATGCTTTATCAATGTTTCCTAGTAAGAAAAGCATATGGTTACGAGCTgcttattttgagaaaaatcatgGTACCAG AGAATCTCTTGAAGCCTTGTTACAAAGAGCTGTTGCACATTGTCCAAAAGCTGAAGTTCTATGGCTCATGGGAGCTAAGTCAAAGTGGCTTGCT GGTGATGTTCCAGCTGCTCGCAGCATTTTATCTTTAGCCTTTCAAGCAAATCCGAATAGTGAAGAAATTTGGCTTGCTGCTGTAAAATTAGAAAGTGAgaataatgaatatgaaagagCTCGACGTCTGTTAGCAAAAGCTAGAGCCAGTGCACCCACTGCCAGA GTTATCATGAAGTCTGTTCGTCTGGAATGGGCTTTGGGAGATTTGAAAAAAGCTAATACTTTACTTGATGAAGGTATTAAGCAGTATCCAGATTTTGCTAAATTATGGATGATGAGAGGTCAAATTTTAGAACAAGAAAATCGTATTAATGAAGCTAGAGATGTTTATAATCAGGGA ataaaaaaatgtcCCACTTCAATACCTTTGTGGTTGCTGCTGGCGCAACTGGAACTAAGAAATGGGGCGTTAATAAAAGCTCGTTCAGTTCTTGAAAAAGCTCGATTAAAAAATCCGAAGAATCCACAACTTTTATTAGAGTCTATTCGAGTTGAGTTACATGGTGGATTGAAAGATATAGCTATGAATCTGATGGCAAAAG ctatGCAAGAGTGTCCAAACAGTGGAATATTATGGGCTGAAGCAATCTTTCTTGAACCACGTCCTCAAAGAAAAACGAAAAGTGTTGATGCTTTAAAGAGATGTGAACATGACCCACATGTGCTTCTGGCTGTATCAAA aTTGTTTTGGACAGAAAGGAAGACAAATAAAGCTAGAGAATGGTTTAACAAAACAGTTAAGATTGATCCTGATCTAGGAGATGCTTGGGCAtactattataaatttgaattgattcaTGGAACCGAG GAACAACAAGAAGATGTTAAGAAAAGATGTGTTCATGCAGAACCAAGGCATGGTGAACATTGGTGTAAAGTATCTAAAAACATTCTCAACTGGAGGAAAAAGACAGAACAAATTTTGGTTATGACAGCTGCATCACTAAGTGTACCTACATAA